In Euphorbia lathyris chromosome 2, ddEupLath1.1, whole genome shotgun sequence, the sequence cactcttggaggtcagcttctaactcagcacttgaaattactcacagtcaactttaaacaattttatatgctgagtaaatttcacatacaacacatgcacatatatatatattaagagagagtttagagattactcagtatcacttatcctggttcggcctctccgcctacgtccaatccccagagtcctccgggcttttagaatccaatactgagctctttaaaggtagagcacaaaccaattacaaggaagttgaatatgcaagagtaccttcctctattcgtctactcaactcctactaagtgctacaacccagcacctagatttctctaccactgaatgtttacagccaaacactcagcacagcactctcaattttacaattgataaacacttgttccttttcagataaagaacactttagaagattacaagtaatcactctagcatttacacaaagaatgaaagatgggtgtaagatctatttttgtaactaagtgcttttgtatcttttctctcttgtatttttctcttttgtaaTCCGGCAATGATCCagggattttgattgtccttatataggagaaaatctgggatcggatcattttgaaatgatgtagccgttaaggttaaaacggctcttttaggggacagattctggtcagcttcagactgttccgaccattcccttcctctgcatttcttcagacgtcaggcttgtcctcttgcgtctggcttgtctttttgtgtcagttgtcctttaccaataatccattgacccatacatctcggaatgtgccttctgcgtatttccaaggattcaattattggtacagggaggcggtaatcattgtcttttagctaacgactttttcacgctgtcctgaagaatcactcagcttctacttcgtAAAACCTTGTTATTTGCATTTTCCAATCTGAGTATaagtttagtcagctcagcttcatggGACAATTGTTGTGGGCatgtatgtctttgtcttttgatgctaagtttgattccactcagcttgatactttaggcttctatgctgacctcttcctgttttactttttatatttatcttttatttatatttatactcaacattgaacaaacggattagtacaattaaaataaagcacataaatttaattgtctcttaatcatggatgattttatcaaatcaaaatcttgtggaaaggtgtttcaacatacaCTAATATGTCATCGAAGAACACTAATACAAACGTCCTCAAATAGGGTTTAAAGACCTCATTCATCAAACTCTGGAAAGTGGATGGTGCATTTGTAAGGCCAAACGGCATTACGACAAACTCATAGTGTCCTTCGTGTGTCCTAAAAGCTGTTTTATGGATGTCTGCAGGGTGCATCCTAATATGATAATAGCCTGTGGTTAAATCCAACTTAGTGAAAACAGTTGCACTGTGTAATTCATCGAATAACTCCTCAATGACAGGTATGGGAAACCTATCTTTTATGGTTTTTCTATTGAGTTCCATGTAATCTATACACATTCTCCAAGTGTTATCCTTCTTTTTAACTAACACCACTGGTGAAGAATAAGTGCTTACACTGTTCTGTATAGTACCATTGTCTAAGAGTTCTTGCACCATCTTTTCTATAGCATCTTTTTGTAAAAAGGAATGTTTATAAGGTCGAATATTAACTGGTGTGGCTTCATCAATCAATGGAATTCTATGGTCATGGGCTCTTTGTGGAGGCAAGGAGATGATTTTGTTGAAGATGAAATAGTATTCTTCCAGTAAGGGTAAAAGTTCAGGAGGTATTTCATTAGGAACAGGAACATGAGGATTTAAAGGTTGTATTTATGCTAGGTAGGCTGTATGACCATGGTTAAGCATCTTAAGAACATTCTGTTCAGAGACAAATCTCACTGAAGTTTGTGTTATGCCCTGTAAAGTATGGTTAGTTCCCCCCAAGGTGAAAGACATTGATAGGGAATCGAAGTTCCAGACTATGTCTCCTAATGTAATCAACCATTGAGTTCCCAAAACCATTTCACACCCACCTAAGGTCATAACCAAAAAGTCTGCCACATAGTGTTGTCCCTGCATAACCTAGACGAACTTCTCACACATATAACAACATTTAATCACTTGCCCATTAGCCACAGTGATGCTAACAGGTGGTATACAAGTCAGGGCACATCCCATCCCTTTTGCAATTGTAAGATCTAAGACATTGAAAGTGCTACATGTATCTACCAATATGTGTAGAATCTGCTTCTTGTGAACTCCAGTCAATCTCATGGTATGAGGAGCCATTTCTACTGCACTGCCCATTGCACATAAGGAGATTACAGGCATATCAGTGTGATCCTCTACTTCATCTGGACAGCTAGGATTTCCTTCCTCCTCCGGACATTCCTGCAccataatcatgtgcatataTTTCTTCTTGCACTGATGGCCAGGAGAAAACTTCTCATCACACCAGAAACATAAGTTTTTAGCCCTCTTGTCAGCCAATTCCGCCTCAGATAACCGTTTGGTTTTAGGTTGGGGATGAGGGATATATTTAAAAGGTTGGGCTGGAATAGAAGTATTACTAGGTAAGAATTTTGGGATGTTTGGAGTAGGTAACAATGGTGGTTTGGCAGTGTGTGAGCTAGGACCAGTTGTATAATTGTTGGTATAGGCAATGGTTTGGGGTGTGGGTTTGTTGACAAGGGTTCGCCCTGGTTTAAGAGCTGTAAGATAGGCATCTTGAATCCTAGCTAATGTGTATGCCTGTTGCAGAGTTTTTGGACCTTGCATCAGTAAGGGATAGCCAATTTCATCCTTTAAACCGCTTATGAAACAGCTAAGGATATTTTCATCCGATAAGGAAACCTTATAGGAACAGATATCAAATGCGTCTATATACTCCATTAACGTACCGGTTTGAATTAATCGTTTAAGATCTGCCATGGGATCTTTATAGACTCGTTCTCCAAATCTGTTCTTAATAAACACAGCATACTCCTCCCATGGTGGCTCCCCTATCTGACCACGATTCTTCAAGGAGGTTTGGTGCCATTCTAGAGCTCTGCCAGAAAGATGTAATGAGGCTAATTTCACTTTCGTGTGGGTAGGTGTTTGATCGATTTGAAAAAATCTTTCACAACGGAACAACCAGCTATCGAGATCGACCCCTTCGAATCTGGGGAATTCGACCTTAGCGAAACGAGTGGGCAGTTAGTAGGGGTATTCATTAGTGTTTTCAGAGGAAAGGTTAACAGAGGAATGGGCGGTGAAAACAGAGTCGGTTTTGGCTGGATTCTTGAATTCCTCAAGAAGGTTGGTTTGGGTTCAGGTGATTAGATCTTCAATGGTTTGCTCCTGCTTCTTACTGTGCTCAGCCATCATGTTTTTCACCATAGTCTTCAAATTTTCTTCGAGTTTCTTCAGATCTTGGGCACACGTACCATCGGCCATGGTAAGTTGGATATGGCGGGAAGAGAAAGTGAGGATCGATGCTCTGATACCAGATGATATATGGTAAAACTGAGAAAGTGAGAATAGagaaggaagaaagaagaattTCTGGACTTAAGAGAGGAGAAactgaatttgcattttcattgaTAAAAATCCCAGCAGAGGCTCGAGGTACAACTAGTCGTTTCCTGGGCTTGCACACAACACGTGTCAATCCATTCTCTCTCCATAACTAACTTTCAGCTACGGACAAAAATAACCAAAACACAACACAATAGGAATAAAACACAGCAACTAAAAGTAAACAGACTCAGCAGAATTTACATATATCATATTTAAATTGACAAatcattataataatatttacttCCTCATTCATATTATAAATTGAACATCATCATTTTCAATGAAACCCTTACAATGTAAGAGAGAGCAATATCAATGTCCATATTAATGTTGTTGGAGCAGTCACCCTCATAATACTGGGGAATCTCCCCTTCCTCAAGCTCGGGATTATCAGGGTCCATTTCCACACCTCCCAAGAAAAACTTAACCTTAAAAACTTAAGCCTAACCCCAAAACCCAAACGCTATGTTCTCTAAACCCTAACACTCCAAACCAAGCACAAAATGGTGAATTAAGGATTGATTCTCCAAGGGAACTCGCGATCAGAGAACCAAAAGGGGGAAGGTTGACTGGTAAATCAATAGATGGTTATAAAAAAACTAGGCATTGTCAGGCAAGGAGTATATATAGATTCTACAAATTTAAACTCAGTCAAAGATTTGAATTTCAGTTTATGGTAATTATTAAGGATTGATTCTCCAAGGGAACTCGCGATCAGAGAACCAAAAGGGGGAAAGTTGATTGGTAAATCAATAGATGGTTATAAAAAAACTAGGTATTGTCAGGCAAGGAGTATATATAGATTCTATAAATTTAAACTCAGTCAAAGATTTGAATTTCAGTTTATGGTAATTATTTATTTCTGTAATTGTAACGTTATCAATGCCTTAATTGTGGGTTTTGACCCAATGCAAGTTGCGCATTAGGAGGTATGAGCTTGTTtaccaaaatcaaaatcaaaatcaaagcaTTTCAATTTATGGTAATTATTTATGTCTGTAATTGTAACGTTATCAATATCTTAATTATGGGTTTTGACCCAATGCAAGTCGCACATTAGGAGGcatgaaaattaaaatcaaagcaTTTCAAATTATGGTAATTATTTATGCATGTAATCGTAACGTTATCAATGTCTTAACTGTGGCTTTTGACCAATGCAAGTTGCACATTCAAAATCAAAACATTTCAGTTTATGGTAATTATTTATGACTGTAGTTGTGACGTTATTAATGTCTTATTTAACTCTAtcttacctttttttttaacaatcaTAGTGAAGGTGGCCGAAATCACTCCCAGGAATTGCTCGATCTGAAAGTGTTTGATTTAAACATAAGACGCACCCAAACCTGTGATGAAATAAGCTTCTGCGTTGTTGGCTTATAGAAATCCATTGCAGTCCTAGATGATCTCCAGCTGCATTGTTAGGGTTTAGAGGTAAAGACAACGTTTAATTAGAATTGTAAagacaaacataaacatgtgtccaaaaatatataaaaaatcccTACCCATTCACTTGTGCAATCTGCACTCTCTACTGCCATCTCCTTCATTCtctctctcatctctctctcaTGGCAGATACCGGAGTTGTAACCGTCTACGGCAACGGCGCCATCTATGAACCAACCAAGAAATCTCCATTCTCCGTCAAGGTTGGGCTCGCTCAAATGCTCCGTGGCGGCGTTATTATGGACGTTGCCAATGCCGACCAAGCCCGCATCGCCGAAGAAGATGGGGCCTGCGCCGTTATGGCTCTAGAGCGCGTTCCCGCCGACATCCGCTCTCAGGGAGGCGTTGCTCGCATGAGCGATCCCCAGCTAATTAAGGAAATCAAACAAGCCGTCACCATTCCGGTGATGGCCAAAGCCCGGATTGGGCATTTCGTGGAAGCTCAGATTCTGGAAGCCATCGGCGTGGACTATATTGATGAGAGCGAGGTTCTGACTCCGGCCGACGACGTAAACCACATCAACAAGCACAATTTCCGAATTCCTTTCGTTTGTGGTTGCAGGAATCTCGAAGCATCAACTTGAAAACCCAGGTTGATTTCCGGCAAAAGATTCATGGCACACCAAGAACAAGATGTAATATAAATGAACCAATTtacaaattaaatatatatatatatatcaaaacttATATTGGGATTTTGATATACAAACCATATAATTATAGGTAAATAAATAGTTATTATCTTCAAAccaaataattttatatttattatcaaTGACGGAATCATGATTcacttagaaaaaaaaaagtatttcgTAATGATTTATGAGTAGGATGGTAAATGAGTCGAGCTACTTATAAGCGGTTCGGTGGCTAGCTTGCTTTGTAAATGAGCTGTTTGTGAGCACGATTTGCTGGCTCGattcgtaaacgagccgagcttaaGCAGTCCAAACCTCGACTCGAAAGCTCACGAGCATATTCGATTAAAACATTTatgaataaattttagttttgtgttagtttataaatatctataattaatattatttcatttgttatTAGGTGAATTCGTTTATGAACATAATAAATGGATGATAAACGAACTATTAATaaacatcttgtttatttattcacggacatttttaaaaatacataaataaatcaattagtTTTGACACTAAGTGATTAATAAagtaaaagtataaaaatataagaGCTAAAAACATAAAGTGAGAGCTTAAAGAAAAATTGGTGTATTTAGCACAGAAACACAACAATAAAAAttgagaaataaataaaattaaatttgtcCGTATTATTTTGGAAGAAGTACATATATAAACGGGTAAAGGTAATAAAGTGGTTTACTGTTATTTTAGCTCGTCCTTAACTATTAGAACAAACCTTCTGAATATCGatcatatctaaaatatttattcagTTATTAACgccaggggcggagccagagggggcggggagggtcggccgaccctccggccTTACCGGAAAACCCTAGGGATATGGTTTTCTCCCTGGCTCCGCGGCGGCGCCGCCATGGTTGGAGcccctccagccatggcggctGAAGGGCTAAAGAAGAAGACCTAACTGGTCTTCTTCTGTGTTAAATGGAAAGGGCAGtctgttatatttttttttaagtaaaaacagCTCAAAACGATGCCACTTTCTTTTTTCCCATCCGggaaaataagaaaaaccaacATATAGGAAAAATTCATATATTACTCCTTATTTTCTTAAGcttttcttattttctctcactcaattattttttttattctcacTCATCTTCTAACTTCCAAGTaaaatttatgatttttaataGGGATTACTAAATTGGAGATTCTTTTGAGTGATttttaatttacaattttatttgaaaattattaATATGTTTCTTAGAGATttctaaaatagtgtaattttactcctaacgttgtaaaccaataacaattttatccctaacgtttataaatgggtcaatttgagaataattcatcaaactgtcttctcggtcatgaatcttgtcatctacacttcacgtgtatgtcattttatcagtaacaaattacgagatatgaaaaaaataataataataaaatatactgtcttttgtaccaattggacaaaaaaaatcaaaaaattcaccgaatttataaatattaatctccaattctattattaaattataaaaaaaacatgaaatctttttttagaatgaattgatatgcaattgatgcagaataacgaacaaaaatatttgtgttttataatattgtcaacgttaaggataaaattgctctttgctaccaacgttaggggtaaaattacaccattttagatgttaggggttaaattgcaccattttagaggTTAGAGGTAAAGTTGCTCCTAGCCCAAAACATTAGgtgtatttttacaccttaaccctttttttgTAGACGGTCTAGCCCCTCCGACCTTTAGGTCCTGACACCGCCAGTGATTAACACAGTTATAAACATATTTCTCCCAACATCCCATAATTTCATATAAAACtcatattaatatttaagtATGTCGTATATAagttaataacaaaaaaattacataaaatattattatattattaaaacagTTGTACATGCTAAACATACATGAACATACATTCGTTTACTAAAAACTTGTTGAAAGATCCGATAAAAATTTATCTTCTTTGGTAATGTTAGGGTTAATATTGTACAATTTCAAACATTAGGAGATAAATCTAGTGGTCTACTTTACTAATTAAATAATGTAGGCTTTTGATATGCAAACCATATAATGTTagtaaatattattaaataaatataagttcATTGTTacatttaaaagtaaaaaagaaaaataacaaattcaaaatattaaaagtattaATAAAAGTTGATCCTAATTCATATGGGTAATGGCAATTATTTATGTGAACTTTTGGTAAATGGAACCCTCTCATagtaaatatttgattttttttatatcaaaaatagtaaatattCTAACTTCAACTTACTACCATATCATTTGAAGAAGAGtgaaggtgcaaaaatacaaattatatttataggcatgagtaattttatctttaacgtttaaaatggtgcgaTTTTACCTCCAATATTGGCAATCAAAAGCAATTTACTCCTAATATTAATAACGTGGGTCGATTTCAAACATCATTACAAAACACATAtaatttttgtgatttaataatagaattagagattaatattttaaaatccgacgaaatattttaaattttttttatccaactcgtaaaaaaatacaatatgttattttaaaaaaaattcacgtctaatcatatgtttgtggtCTATTATTAATtggtgataaaatgactcacatgtgaagtgtagatcaCGCGATTtatgatcgagaagaccttttgatgaattatttctgaaattgaccgaacttgccaacgttaaggtaaaattgtacttggctgccaacattatgggtaaaattgcacaattttatgcgttagaggtaaaattgtttctacctgtaaa encodes:
- the LOC136217469 gene encoding probable pyridoxal 5'-phosphate synthase subunit PDX1; translated protein: MADTGVVTVYGNGAIYEPTKKSPFSVKVGLAQMLRGGVIMDVANADQARIAEEDGACAVMALERVPADIRSQGGVARMSDPQLIKEIKQAVTIPVMAKARIGHFVEAQILEAIGVDYIDESEVLTPADDVNHINKHNFRIPFVCGCRNLEAST